The Liolophura sinensis isolate JHLJ2023 chromosome 12, CUHK_Ljap_v2, whole genome shotgun sequence genome segment TGTGATGTAATAACTTGACTTGACGTATCCAATCAGGATACCTCAAATCTACACAGGTCAACAATATCTAATGGTAGTGGTACAAACTTTGATATTTGAGCCTTTGAATGAATTGACAGTGTACCTAAAACCTACACAGATCAACATTATCTAATGGTAGTGGTACAAACTTTGATATTTGAGCCATTGAAATAATTGACAGTGTACCTAAAACCTACAGAGATCAACAATATCTAATGGCAGTGTTACAAACTTTGATATTTGAGCCATGAAATCAATTGACCTACCAAATCCTGGCTGACAGCATCGCCCTTGACGCTGGACTTCCTCAGTGAGAGAGGCGCCGGAATGCTTTGTGATCTGTGAGTTTTAACTGGCCCTGAGAATGAGTTGCGTGACATGCTGCGTGTGATGCTGGACGCACGCGTCATCCGCACCTTGTGGCTTTTCTCGCACATTTCATGGCGCATCTGGAGCTTGCGAACTTCCCTCTTACCCAGACCTCGGATGCCGAAGGCTGTCTACAACATCAGCAATTCAGCGGTCTAAGCTAAACATTTCTGTAAGGTACCAGTGTAAAAGTTACGGTAATTTatcaaccttttcgcatctttgcaaggtgtttgtttaACAATATTCTGAGAGATTTAGTTGGTGTAGACTGATAACATTATGCtctttgtgaagctctgaaatcagccaacccaaccaatatagttttgtctccaaaatcaaatgataaatgtgcataaattgcactgaaaactgaaactttcatatgtgaaaaggttgaggaactagGGTAGACTTATTAGCAAgagtatttcatattttcatatttatatatgtaggaAGATAGTGTATTAACaggtacaaatatacaaattgcTGGCAAGAGATAGAAAGGTGAATGACATTTGGTATTACTTTGTATATTAATCTTGTTTCacatattattttgttcatCCTAAAACAAAGCACATCATATTCTACTGACACCACAACCCTAACATGTCACCATGGTGAAAATCTCACCAAGATGGAAAAAACTTTGCACAACCCGAGAAAAGAAAAATCTCCTTGTTATGGCCCCAAGGggattagcatgccagcacggtgcaatgaaccaggagctTCCCATcaatgtgatcactgtgagttcaagtccagctggcttcctctccagccatacgtggaaaggtctaccagcaacctgcggatggtcgtgagtttcccccaggctctgcccgcggtttcctcccactataatgctggttgtcatcttataagcgaaatattcttgagcgtagcataaaataccaattaaattaatcaaatgaacACATATGGTGTTTGAATCTTAAATTCTGACTTTTGTCTTTCAGGTACAGCCAACCTTTAAGATCTTCTCCATACTGTAAGGAATGTCTGTACAGAAATGTTTAATCTTTGATGAAACATTCATCCCTTGCATCAAGCTGCTGTTTCCACGAGATTTAGCTGCAAAATTAAAGAACAGATGTTCAAAACAGCGGTAAAACATAAAGGGTATGTCTGGAAGTTTCAGAAGCTTTCTACTCCATATAAAGCACAagatcaccatggtttatattGATAAAACATTGTCAAAACCTTACAAAACACCTTAAATGCACCCAATTCAAATTTTGAACAATATAAGACCTACtttgaaaaataatgtttcttCAAAGAATTCACACTGTGAAGGCagcaaaactttaaaacattaacatttatagcAGAGGCTGAGCAATgagtaaattaatttttttcaaattaatgaaaaaagtgATCAAATTTTCTTCCATTCAAAACTTCGGACAATGACTAAATCACCATtaacagcagcagcagcagttCCAGTTTTTCTGAATGTTTTCATTACAGTATCCTTATGCTCTTATATGGACATTGAGATGATAGGATAGTGGGGATACAAAAGTTGGGGAAAAGGAGGTATAAATACAATCTATAAAGACATCATCATAACTAATACTTTCAAACTACAGACAGAACTTGATTAACATATCGTGCTACATGTAGTATCCCAATGTTAGCAAACAAGCTATTTGCAACACATGAGATTGCTTGTTGCAAATAAAATACTCCAAGATTTTTTTGTTCCTTGCCTTAGTCAAAAAAGTGcacttcaaaatattgttcTCTTCACTGCAGTCTCATCCACACGTAAAAGTGACCGGAGGTTTGGTTTAACACTTACTTGTGTGTTTGTGGTAGAGAATGAGAATAGCCAGGGCAACTCTGTACAACACCTTGACACCTTCAAACAGGTAACAATCTACCACCTGTACCTACAATACAGAAACATGATCATTTATAGTCTCTGTGCATAATACCACAgtaaaaccccaaaacataCATCTGGGTTTAAATTCATTAGTTTCAGATTCATGTATTATAAATCTTATACAACaccttgacatacatgtataaagctatTAAGACAAACCTTGCCTGTACTTCTTTTaaatacaagaaaaagaaataaattagtCCATactttcacgtacatgtacatgacaattaAATCATCTCTAATACATATACTAAAAGCACAATGTCCttcatctgaatacataatgtagattttgatatttttctgttaattgaaTGGACCAGTTTACATGCACTTCATATGGTAATCATAATCAAGAATCCATTCTCTGGgtatgctatatatacatatatatatatatatatatatacttcttttcggccgtacgtgagaaggtctgacagcaacctgcggatggtcgtgggtttccaccggtttcctcccaccataataaataaataaataaataaatatatatacttgtatgtacttGTTGTTACATTTGCAGATGCCCAAGTTCAATTGTTAGACAGGATTAAACTCAGGGTAGTCTGTAAATGGAAGGTCTTACCAAATAGGGAAAAGGTAGATCTTTGAAAATCCACCAGAACCAATTCCTGAATACAGGTTCCACATTGCCATCTGTGTCCTTTGAAATGTTGCTGTAGGCGGATTTCTAAAAATGTGGAACAAGGCTGtactgtttgtgtgtttgtatatcaaACTTATGTATCCTTAAATTTACATCAGAAAAAGTTAGAAAGAACAGTTTTTAGAACCTCTGCCCACATCACAGGCATACCCTGGGCAGGCAAGTGGCACACCACAGGCATACCATGGGAAGGCGAGTTGCACAACACAGGTATACCACAGGCAGGCAAGTGGCACATCACACACAAACCATGGGCTGGCAAATGGCACACCACAGGCATGCCATGGGAAGGCAAGTGGCAAACCACAGGCATACCATGGGCAGGCAAGTGGCACACCACAGGCAAACCATGGGCAGGTGAGTTGCACAACACAGGCAAACCATGGACAGGCAAGTGGCACTCCACAGACATACCATGGACAGGCAAGTGGCACACCACAGACATACCCTGGGCAGGCAAGTGGCACACCACAGGCATACCATGGACAGGCAAGTGGCACACCACAAACAAACCATGGGCAGGCGAGTTGCACAACACAGGCATACCACAGGCAGGCAAGTGGCACATCACACGCAAACCATGGGCTGGCGAGTGGCACACCACACGCAAACCATGGGCAGGCGACACCACACACCACAGGCAAACCATGGGCAGATAAGTGGCATGCCACAGACATACCATGGACAGGTGAGTGGCACATCACACGCAAACCATGGGCTGGCAAATGGCACACCACAGGCATGCCATGGGAAGGCAAGTGGCACACCACAGGCAAACCATGGGCAGGCAAGTGGCACATCACAGGCAAACCATGGGCAGGCGAGTTGCACAACACAGGGAAACCATGGACAGACAAGTGGCACCCCACAGACATACCATGGACAGGCAAGTGGCACACCACAGACATACCCTGGGCAGGCAAGTGGCACACCACAGGCATACCATGGACAGGCAAGTGGCACACCACAAACAAACCATAAGCTGGTGAGATGCACAACACAGGCATACCACAGGCAGGCAAGTGGCACATCACATGCAAACCATGGGCTGGCGAGTGGCACACCACACACAAACCATGGGCAGGCGAGTGGCACACCACAGGCATACCATGGGCAGGCAAGTGGCACACCACAGGCAAACCATGGGCAGATAAGTGGCATGCCACAGACATACCATGGACAGGCAAGTGGCATACCGCAGGCAAACCATGGACAGGCAAGTGCTACACCACAGACATACCATAGACAAGCGAGTGGCACACTACAGGCAAACCATGGGCAGACAAGTGTCACACCACAGACACATGATGGACAGGCAAGTGGCACACCACAGGCATACCATGGACAGACAGGTGGCACACCACAGGTAAACCATGGACAGGCAATAGTGTCACACTAATGGCATACTACAGTTTTAAATGAGATTTGCTTACTGCGTGATGCTTGGCGAGATCTCTCATGACCAAGTGTGTGGCATCAACAGCGACTTTCGTCTGAGCTAGGTACAAGCTCTCCCGGCTCCGCACCATTCCGTACAGACATTCAAAGCACTGCTCAGGCTCCATGAAGTGTAAGAAGAGCGCCGCCAGTGGGAAGAGGCTGGGGCAGAATGTGATGTCAGGGTTTAGGTTTTCCAGCACAATCAGGACAGTGTGAACCTGGTGCACACCCGTCGGGGTGAGGAAATACTGGGGCATGTGGGCGGGGTCAACGAAGGACGGCACCGGTAACTCTTTACGCACCTCTGACATATTTAACAAAGACAACCAGTTTATAAGGCAAGTACATAATACATTCAGCTGAATTAAACAGTGATGTGGACACAGTGACAAGTAACATATGTACAACCAAAAACAATTCAACCTTAAGACTGGGAGAagacatttatacatatactaaaTTTGAGTTTGcatgtaaaatattcaaatggtCTCCATACTTGTCTTTATGAATGAAAACAGCATAAAATTCACTTATACTCAATGTtacaaataattataaatttcagtttcaaaaaGAATTTCTTATTTCATCATAGTATCACAGTCTTGCCAGAAGATAATTTTGAACAACAATTTTGaacaagtcaaaaaaaaatctgaataacAACCCATCAAgttattttgtatacatgtagtcttaccTCCTTTAAATATTTCATCCACCATATCCTGGAAAATACTAGAGCCCCAACTGAAAACTAATTTACAGGTCTGCAGCCAGAGCTTACTTCTCACTGGATGGCCGACAGACAAAATATTTGATCGCAGCCAATGTTTCAAGTGTTTTTTATCGTTAGTTTTTATCAAAACATTAAACTGTTCCTCAGGCTTTTTTGAGTGTTCTTTTTCTGTGGGGAAATCAGGCATATGGAACAAAGCCTCAGGTTTTACAAGCATTGGCATTCTTACTTCCTTCTTAGCACtctctgttttctttgttggtTGGGATTGTTCAATTTTCCCATTTTGCAGATCTGACTCTTGGCTACTCCCTTCTCCTCTTACGCAACTATTCTCATTAAAGTTGCCTTCTTCACTATTGCTTTTGGAAACTTCAGAATCCTTTGATACTTTCTCAGATTTCAGACTTGCACATTCTTTCTTAGCAGACTTCTCCTCTTTAATATTTTCAGAATTTCCAGTCGTAGAACAACTTCCTGTATTTTCATCATTGGCCACATCTTTATCACTGTGCTTTCCATCGATTTCATTATCCTTGGTTGAAACAGAGTCATCTGATTGGTCAACATCTTCCACTCCCTCCTTCCCATTAACTAAACCTCCATCATTCTGGGAATTTTCCTCTGTGGTGTCAGAGCCTGAGCCATTCTCTTCAACATTCTCCTCGGTTTTTCCACTGGATAATGAAGGCTTCACCCCTTGGACAGTCTTCTTATCTTCATAGTCATTGGTTGACTCTTCTAACAGCTGCCCATCCACTAGATTCACACCACATGGCTCTCCTTTTTCTCCACCATTCACCTCCATTGTAAACTCAAAAAATACTCTCTAAACCAATCTCTGAGATTGTTGAAATTTTTCTTAAGAGGTAGTCATGTTTCTGGATAGTCACCTATAGTTCACTATTTTCCAGTCATTCTCCAAACCATCCTgtgaagacaaaaaacaaaaagctgtgTTAGCACACTGAGAATAATGCTAGGTGACATGGATGCGCAAATAATTCCTAAACTCATAATTTAATCAAATCAATTGACATGcacaacaaaatttatttatttcattggtgctttacgctgttctcaagaatatttcacttataccatgacaaccagcattatggcagtaGGAAACCATGCAgcgcccaggggaaacccacgaccatccgcaagttactgacagacattcccagcaTACATAAAGTATAACTTTAAATGAATTCACTGGATCTAAACCATTCAAAATTCATGGAAtattcataatatttatttatcgaaTAACATTATTTCCAGCAATATTAAGTCTATTAAGGTGTGAACCTATACTAGCTTTAAATATCACTTCAGAGTTAAAATTACTACATctattccatatatatatatatatcactacaGTACAGaggaaggtctaccaacaacatacggatggttgtgggtttcccccaaggctcagcccgatttcctcccaacataatactggccgctgtcatataattgaaagattcttgagtatgacataaaacactggtcaatcaaacaaataaataaataaatacataccctaattcttcaaacatGTCACATATGAAGGagcaacttccagtgcaatttatgcacatttttaat includes the following:
- the LOC135479454 gene encoding GTPase-activating protein skywalker-like, which codes for MEVNGGEKGEPCGVNLVDGQLLEESTNDYEDKKTVQGVKPSLSSGKTEENVEENGSGSDTTEENSQNDGGLVNGKEGVEDVDQSDDSVSTKDNEIDGKHSDKDVANDENTGSCSTTGNSENIKEEKSAKKECASLKSEKVSKDSEVSKSNSEEGNFNENSCVRGEGSSQESDLQNGKIEQSQPTKKTESAKKEVRMPMLVKPEALFHMPDFPTEKEHSKKPEEQFNVLIKTNDKKHLKHWLRSNILSVGHPVRSKLWLQTCKLVFSWGSSIFQDMVDEIFKGEVRKELPVPSFVDPAHMPQYFLTPTGVHQVHTVLIVLENLNPDITFCPSLFPLAALFLHFMEPEQCFECLYGMVRSRESLYLAQTKVAVDATHLVMRDLAKHHAKSAYSNISKDTDGNVEPVFRNWFWWIFKDLPFPYLVQVVDCYLFEGVKVLYRVALAILILYHKHTTKSRGNSSLMQGMNVSSKIKHFCTDIPYSMEKILKTAFGIRGLGKREVRKLQMRHEMCEKSHKVRMTRASSITRSMSRNSFSGPVKTHRSQSIPAPLSLRKSSVKGDAVSQDLLDAPTAEESDHTVHPIRSRSLSYLYVDEVTCNTLSHQDLMTIWGWLPARYTVCQPQLLYTSEEQGISLRTLYSKIDHQEPTLFVIKTTRNEIFGAFCSTDWRERIQTGEQKNLCYFGSGETFIFTLFPRRKVYEWVGRSGGEVPPTGNMFLAGDNHTLIVGGGNGTAIYLTDGLLRCRTERCDTFNNPPLCTTQDFACKVLEVFGFT